CTGGAGGCGGAGTTCAGATAGGTCGTCCGGGGCGCGAATTCCGACCCGCCGAGTGCGTCACGTCGCTGCATGCCCCCACTGTGCGCGGTGATCCCCCGGCGCGTCCATGACCCGGGCCGTATCCCGCCAACGCGCCTTCCGGGGCCGCACGGGGCGAGGCCCGCGCCGGGCTCCGCGGCCGCACGCTCATCGGCCCGCACCTCCTGCGCGTACGCCGCGGGGTCTGCCAAGTGTATTGGCACCGGGCTCACTGTTCAGTTACTTCTTCGGGAGTGCTTTAATCCCTGGTAAGCCTCTCGCAGGTCGGATGCTTCCGGAAGCTGACGCCGCTCCACAGCCATAACAACTTCAAGAGCGCGCCAGTGATTCGACGGAACGACGCGGCCGGATAGTATGGCCCGCTGCGCTGCGTTGCAAGCCTCATCAAGCCGATCGCTTCCGAGCAAGGCCAGCGCCAAATCAATGTTTGCTGAGGCCACCCGGCGCGGCCATTTTTCGACATCGTCAGCGGGTGCGAGTCTGGCGATTACCTGACGTGCGTAGTCTTCCGCTGCGGGATCACCGACCCACGCAAGCGTCGTCGCTGTGTAAGCCAGGGCCTTACCAGGATCGTATTGGTAATGATGCTCAGTGCCCTTACGCGGGACCATCCCGGCCGACATTCGATGGACTCGCTCTATGGCCGCGTAGGTTTCCCGCCCCTCTCCGAGCCGCGCCCTGGCCCTCCCCTCTTGCGCTGTGGCTTGAATGGCAGCGGAGGTTCCGGCCGGCGCCAATTGTTGTGCAATCAGCGAGAGTTCTAGAGCACGGGCATAATCGCCTTCCGTAAGGACTCGCCAAGCATCGGTCTCGTAGCACCACGCCTCAATCTCCCGGTGCTCTGCATGCTGCGCGAGATTGGCGGCTGTCTGCAAGCGGGCCGTCGCTGCGTGGTCCTGGTGCAGGTCGATATGCAGCGTGGCGCCCAATAGCTGAAACCAGCCTCCGACCACATAAAGGCGGCGCTGTTCTGCAAGAGTCATGCGTGCATACATGAGGTGGGCCACGTATGCAGAATGCTTGCGCACTCGTTCGAGCAGATCTTGCGGAGGGGACGTAGGGTATTTCATGGCGAGTTCATCGAATGTACCTTCGAGGCGATGCAATGTCTCTTTGCCTACATCGCTAGCTGCTACTCGCCGCGCCAGTTCGAGTGCATCGAATTCATCGTCGTTGTTTGGCGATTGGGGAGCGAGCCACCCATTACGTGACGGCGGGGCGTAAGCGTCGGGCACCAGTAGTGCGTCAAGTTCTGCCGATGTGATCGACAACGCCTTTGCGATCTTCGGGCGCTGCCAAGGCTGAGGGTCGTTTTTCCCGTTCTCCCAGCGCTGGACGGTCGAGCGGTCAACGCCGACTGCTTCCGCGAATTCCTCTTGATTGAGCCCACATGCTTTCCGGCGCTCCGCCAGCCTCCGCCGTCGACTAGTCATCGTGGCCCGTCCCCTCTCGCGCCCGGTGCGTCTTCCCTGGCCAGCGTAGCCAGTGAGGCCAGGGTGCGGCAGGACTGCGGCCTTTCTGCTGTGGCGATAGACGGCTGGTGGCGCTTTTGTGGGTCAACGCCCAACAACGGACACAGACTTGAGAGGATGAGCGGGGTTGTGACCATGGCAAGCCAGACCACAGCGCAGACGAACACCGTGCAGGAGAAGCCTGTCGATCTCCCGTTGACGCTGGAGCCCGGCCCAAAGCCCATCCCCGGTTGCGCCCACTGCGACAAGGTGGCCATAGACCGGGACCGGGCCAAGGCGAACGGCGACGGTAGCAGCGTGAGTGATTGCAACGTCCGTATGCGTCGGCACCTCTCGGACGCACACTGATGGCCACGATGCCCGCGCGGCACCAGGAGCGCCCCACGCGCCCGCTCCGGCCCCGGAACTGGTCATCCTTATAGGCGATCCGGACAGCCAGTACGCGGCCTCTCCGGCCGGTTGGTGGGACCAGTACGGCGGAGCGCTGGACGTGGCCTCTGGGGTGGTCTGCCTCCCGGGCCCGACACATCCCCCGTCGCCGTTCCACCCCGAGGACTGCCCGAACTGCGTCCCGACTTGGCGGTGTGTGTGTGAATTTCGTGCATCGAGTGCGGGGCCAGTTGTTCGCGTTGGCCGGCCCGCTCGGTCGGGTCCGTAGAAGCCTGAGCGTGACCCGTACCCCAAGACATAGGTTGTGCCAGCGTCGCAAGCGTCTAACCCGCTTGCCCTGTCGAAAGGGTGCGTATGAAGCGAATCATTGCCCGAATGTGGAAACTCATTCGCGGCCCTCTGCAATGGCGCGTCCTATGGTTCGCTCACGCCAAGTTCATGATTGGCGTAACGGGCGTCGTACGCAACGAGGCGGGCGAAGTCCTGCTTCTCAAACACCGGATGTGGCCCGCTGACCGGCCATGGGGACTTCCGACCGGCTACGCGGTCAAGAGCGAGGAATTCCCGAAGACCATCGTTCGGGAGGTCCGGGAGGAA
This portion of the Streptomyces sp. 2114.4 genome encodes:
- a CDS encoding NUDIX domain-containing protein translates to MKRIIARMWKLIRGPLQWRVLWFAHAKFMIGVTGVVRNEAGEVLLLKHRMWPADRPWGLPTGYAVKSEEFPKTIVREVREETGLVVVPGRLVQVTSGYKLRVEIAYEALHVGGTLKLDNFEILEAKWFSPNALPDGMQDSHIQLIKAGTPT
- a CDS encoding helix-turn-helix transcriptional regulator, whose product is MTSRRRRLAERRKACGLNQEEFAEAVGVDRSTVQRWENGKNDPQPWQRPKIAKALSITSAELDALLVPDAYAPPSRNGWLAPQSPNNDDEFDALELARRVAASDVGKETLHRLEGTFDELAMKYPTSPPQDLLERVRKHSAYVAHLMYARMTLAEQRRLYVVGGWFQLLGATLHIDLHQDHAATARLQTAANLAQHAEHREIEAWCYETDAWRVLTEGDYARALELSLIAQQLAPAGTSAAIQATAQEGRARARLGEGRETYAAIERVHRMSAGMVPRKGTEHHYQYDPGKALAYTATTLAWVGDPAAEDYARQVIARLAPADDVEKWPRRVASANIDLALALLGSDRLDEACNAAQRAILSGRVVPSNHWRALEVVMAVERRQLPEASDLREAYQGLKHSRRSN